The Branchiostoma floridae strain S238N-H82 chromosome 6, Bfl_VNyyK, whole genome shotgun sequence genomic interval CCTCCTCAACCTCAACACCAACTGTACTAGAACTAAACTGGGACTGTGTGTTGGTGTTGTAATAGTTTCCAGGGTCTATCCCTTGCCAATCCTCTTCAGTGGCAAGTGTACAACTCAACAGATATGGTCTGTTGATGTTGTAACTATCATCGAGCCTCATTGCTTCTTCATAAGGTGGTAGGAAAGGTTTGCTTCTGGAACCTTTTCCCAAACCTTGAACTTCCTGCGATCGCTTCGCCAATGCTCTAAAGCGTTCACGTCTCTCcctctttgtttgtttcctcTTCTTTTTGACTTTCCCAGCAGCTGACTTTTTTACTTTCTGTTCCTGTTTGTAGGTTGGCCTGTGCGTTTCCAGGTGTTTTGCAAGCCATTTTGTTGAACTAAACATTTTTCTACAGAGTTcacatatatattttgggcTGTCTCTTGCTCATacttgttatacatgtatgacgaGGCATTGCCTGCAATCCGACTGCTTCTCCTGTTCATCCAGGTCTGATCATGGCCACCTTCCTCCTCAACCTCAACACCAACTGTACTAGAACTAAACTGGGACTGTGTGTTGGTGTTGTAATAGTTTCCAGGGTCTATCCCTTGCCAATCCTCttcagtggcaagtgtgcaaCTCAACGGATACGGTCCGTTGGTGTTGTAAGTATTATCTAGCATCATCTCTTCCTCATCTTTCACCTCAGCATCAGTACCAACTGCCTCACTACTCAGCAGTTGTTCACTGCTATTCCAAGAAGTCACAAGGCTGTTCTCTTGCTCATCTACTGGCTCCTCTTTGATATTATTTGCGACTGAACTGCAGCTCAGTTCGGATCTTAGGATGTTGTTGTCACCGTTGCCAAGATTGTTCTCTTGGTTACCTTCTTCCTTAATAACACTCTGTTGTGTATCAGATGTCGAGGTTTGTCCAGCCTGCTCTTGGGCCATGGGCTGGGGTGACTCTTTCTTGAGCTGGAAGAGTGAACAATGTTTAAAAGTCAATTTTTCATCTTGAATAACATAATGGAATCAAATGTGACTATGGATGAATAAGACATGAACTAATGCAGGGTTGGGCAAGTCCTCTTGTCCCATtgcccagggcaagtgaaagtgctgatcgggcaagccCATGTTCTACCCCAATGTTGCCCAATGGGGCAGGTAAGATTTTCTACTTGTTACTTCTCACAGTCAAGGCATCAAACATTGGTCAACCCAGAGAAATTGAGCCAATGATACAGGGAATTCCATTactgtatgtgaaaaaaaatNNNNNNNNNNNNNNNNNNNNNNNNNNNNNNNNNNNNNNNNNNNNNNNNNNNNNNNNNNNNNNNNNNNNNNNNNNNNNNNNNNNNNNNNNNNNNNNNNNNNNNNNNNNNNN includes:
- the LOC118418036 gene encoding uncharacterized protein LOC118418036 — encoded protein: MSSSASGMPSCAVCEHRNRLAEGRGANYYRFHCNDCYEYMKARFFSGPQNVLAEDAVLGEMQESMESSDLEGEQMARNQLKKESPQPMAQEQAGQTSTSDTQQSVIKEEGNQENNLGNGDNNILRSELSCSSVANNIKEEPVDEQENSLVTSWNSSEQLLSSEAVGTDAEVKDEEEMMLDNTYNTNGPYPLSCTLATEEDWQGIDPGNYYNTNTQSQFSSSTVGVEVEEEGGHDQTWMNRRSSRIAGNASSYMYNKYEQETAQNIYVNSVEKCLVQQNGLQNTWKRTGQPTNRNRK